The genomic segment aggtcaggagttcaagaccagcctggccaacatggggaaaccccatttctactaaagatacaaaaagtagctgggaatggtagtgggcagcggtaatcccagctactcagaggctgaagcaggagaatcacttgaacccgggaggtggaggttgcagtgaggtgagattatatcactgcactccagcctgggcgacagagtgagactccatctcaaaaaaaaaaaaaaaaaaagagaagcagtgTGGATGGGGACAGGAGGTATAGAAGGTTAGAGAGAGCAATGTGGATGGGGACAGAAGGGGCACCtttggctgaggcagggaggacaCTGCTCTTCCTAAGTGAGTCCTTTGGGTTCCCCTGGGGGAAGGGTCATCCTGAGATCAGGAATAGGCACTAGGGTGCCCTTCTCTGACACAGTCCTCACAGGGCAAGGGTGGGCTGCAGTCCTGAGCCCCGGCTTTTCCCAGTGGCTGCCAAGGTTTTTTCCCTCATGATTTCTCCACACCCTGCTGCTCCAGTTTGAACCTCTGGGAAGAGCAAGGTCACTTCTTTTGGGAGTGTGGGTCAGTTAGTCATGGCTTGGCACTTCATCTGCCTCCTTCAGTCCAGGGGATTTGCTTCCTGGTGACCAAGATGTAGGGATTCAATCATCTTCAGCCCCCACCTTTCTCCAGAGAAGTATTTCCATGTCTGAGGGTGGCTTTCCCTGCTTCCCAGGTCTGGGCCCCCATTGGAGATCAGGTGTGGCCCTCTGTGTACTCTTGACCAACATGCAgtgaccacacccagccccctctTGGCACCTCCAGGGTTCCCTCTTCTTAGTCTCTCTTGTTGCCAGGTCCTGGCCTATTTCACTTTCTGCCTGTGGATAATTCCGTTTGCATTTTTTGTGTCACTTTCGGCTGGGGAGAACGTCCTGCCCTCTACCATGCAGCCAGGAGGTGAGAAGGGGTTTTtaaggggctgaggtggggcaAGCCAGCAAGGCTTGGGTTGGCAGGGGTCCACTGAGGGAACCAGAGTCTAGCCCTGTGTTGGAGACACCTGGGCTCAGAGTTGGGATGGctgtgtccacacacacacacacacacacacacacactcactctctctctctctctctctctctctctctctctctctctctctctctctctctctcactttcatCTTCTTGCCTGTGTCTCCACAGATGACGTCGTCTCCAATTATTTCACCAAAGGCAAGCGGGGCAAACGCTTAGGGATCCTGGTTGTCTTCTCCTTCATCAAAGAGGCCATTCTACCCAGTCGTCAGAAGATATACTGACCCCCCTTGCGGGCAGGATGTGGGGGCAAGATCAGGAGAGTCAGCCCCCACCTTTATGGTGGGCCTCTATGCCAGGTGGGGGCTGGAAGCCGGAAAGGCACCCAACACCAGCTCCGGCTTTCCTCCCCTTAACTCTGAAGCCCCATCCCTTTCCTCCTTCATGGGGGCTCAGCTTGACTCAGATCTGATGCTGCAGGAGGCTGTAACCTCAGAAGGCACCATGGAGGGTGGCAGAGCCTGCTTAGCCAGGAGGCCGAGGTCCTGCAGCCCTCCCCTGTCCCTTCCAAGGTGGGTCAGGAGGTTCTGGCCCAGGtggggcaggcagggcagggTCTGTGAAGCTGAAGAGCAGATGGTGACGAGTTCTCCGGGCAGGTGGCCATGGGGAGGGACCATGGCTTGGCATGTCCAACAGAAATAGTTTTTGCTGTTGAACTGTGATTTCTGTCCAAATGTGGATTTCCATTTGAATAAAGCTTCTAGGTGGCACTGTTTGCCTTAATACCCTGACAGttcatcttcctttcttcctgctaACCTTCTGCTCTGGACTGGGCTCACTTTTCTGCTCCAGGGACTCCTTTTCTGGGTTTGGGTCTTGCCCTTCCTAAGGGACTGTTCTTGTAGCCCTTAGTGGGAAGGGGTCAGGGTTGAGGAGCTGAGCCTGGTCAGGGAGTGGGAAGTGGGCCTAGAGGCAGCCTCTCTGATACACTCTCTTCCATGTCTTTCCCCGAGGCTCTGTGACTGTCACACTGGGAGTAGGAGAGGGGACAATTTAGGACTGGGCTAGATTTTCAGAAGAACATTTACAATATCCTATTTATAAATCTTCCTCTGGGAAAAGGAGTGGTTTCTGGCTGAATGCTATCTTAGGCTCAAggaggaacaaaataaaaatcagcttcCAGGCAacctgtttttaaagaaatgggacTAATGGGAGAAGCTGTTTGTCCCTGTAAGAGCATCCAAGGGCTGGCCCTCTTCTGTGCACTCTTGGCTCCTGGGGAGAAATCTCTGCCTTCTAAGAAGGCAGGCCAGGTCTTCGGCACAGACCAGCATTTGTTGACCTTGCACTCCAACTACAGTGCCTTGCAAGTGCTCAACCATACATATTGGAATGAAGTCCCAATGAGAGCCATTTCTGGCCATGTTCTATACCTCAAAGTGAGGCTGGCAGGTGCAGAGATGAACTGTACACATGTGATATCTTTAAGCCACTGTAAAAACCCCTGTGCTTGAAAATATTTCCTCTATATCATGCCTGAAGTTCTATCATAGCCCTTCATTTCCTTGACTTTAGCATTTATCTTCTCTTAATACCAGCTTTCCCTTTCACCAAGAGGAAGAGCACATTTTGGTCTTCTCTCACAGTAACTGTGACGGCCTAGGCCCTTTTTTCCTATGCAGACCAGGACACACAAGGCAGAGGACACTGGAggccagcctcatcctcccattGGGCTGACAGCtggctcttctctcctccctctgctgCTTGGTTCCTCACCTTGATGATGTGGCTTTGCCCCCTCCACTCTACTGCCAGTGTTCTCCCAGGGGTTGCTAAATCCAGTGGACCCCTTTCATATCTTACTGGATCTGGGCAGCATCTGACAGGGCTGATCATTCCTTGCTTCTTGGATCGTACTTCCCTGGCACTTCTGTAGCTAGTTGTCCTCTCACCTCTCTGGCTGTGTCTTTCAGGCTCCTGTGCAGGCTTCTCCACTTGCCCGTGCACAGTAGGATCTTTCAGAGTTCCGTTGTGGGCTCCCTAGGGAAGCCCATCCATCTGGATGATTTCAGGGACTGCTGAGGCATTGAGAGTTGACCTCCAGCTCCAACACCCTTCTTGATCACCTGAACCACAGTTTTGCTGCTTCTGGCTGCACAGATGATTCAAGTCTATGGCCCAGTGGTACCTGCTGTCCTCTGCAAACCTGCCCCTTCTGGGTACTTGCCTTGGCCCTGAGATCACTCAGGAGCCAGACAGGAAACCTGCCTTctattcctgttttctctttctgcccaCCATGTCCAGTTTCTCAAAGTGGTCAAGTCTACCTTAACATCTGTTGGTTTGAGCCACTCCCACCGTCATCAGCTTTCACCTGGATTACCGTGACAGCCTCCTGCTGCTTCTCTATCCCATGGCCAGaactgtctccctaaaatgcattGCATAGCTGATCAAGTCACTCTCTGGCCTAAAACCCTCCATGGCTTCCCACTGCCCTCAGGATAAAGTCCAGACCCCTCAGCATGGATTGTGAGACTCATGGTGTCCTGGTCCCTGCTCACCTCTCTGGCCTCATCACTTGCCTTCTTGCATTCTGGGTCCCAGCCTCCTGTATCCAGAGATACCATGGCTCTCTCTTGCCAATGATTCCGCCTTTCTTTTGGTCACAGAGAAAGGGTACTTTGTCAAGTCTCAACTTGTCAAGTCTCAAACTTCCTCCAAGGAGGTTTGGCTCTACCCTTTCCTCCCTAACCCCCTCACCCGGCGTACCACACAGATCACTCTGCGCTCACTTGCCTGCTTCATGGTCATCTccccactagactgtaagctccttgagggtaaGGACTGTCCTGGAATTTTTGTATTAACAGTGCCTGGCTTGATGCCTGGCACctagaaagcactcaataaatgtttgtttaatgaatgaattgtAGTGATGTGTACAAGGGGATACAGGGGAGCCAGTTAATTTCTCTGGAGGAAGTACAAGTGCTTTCATAGACTCAGATGGAAACCACACATCCTCCCCGTCCCTGAATGTGCTGCCCATGCCTCCTGGAACTGCAGAAACCTCAGTGGCCACTGAGAATAAGGATGGCAGCCCATAGTAGCAGGGAAGCCCATGCTAGGGAAACATATTAGCTGCTCTCCACTCCATTCTGGGTCTCAGCTTAGACCCTGTAGCAGGAAGGGCTTAATCTGAACAAGGAACAGAATTTCCCAGTAGGTCCTTCCATCCTGGAAGCCTGGGCCCTTCTGGGTGGGAGGGCAGTGGGGGCGCCAAAGTATCACTTCTACAATGCCAGGGTGAAGGATAGCAACtgacctccccccaccccactctgAACCTAACTTGGATTTcctgggcagtggggaggggggCGGTGGTGGGTGAGGGGAGCAAGAGACTTATTTGCAGAGAGAAGGGAAGCCTGGGGTCTGGGCTTTTGATTGGAAAGGGAGACTCCTGTTCTTCAGCTTGGGAGTGGGAAGCCCATAGGCatctctcccccttccctcccctcccataACTCGAATCGCCACACCTCAGCCTTCACTGGGCTGCCTCAGGTGGAGAGGTAGCCATAATAACTTTATGGGTGGGTTTGCAGGCAGGGCAGGGCGGGGAGTCCTTGATGAGATCGCACAGCTGCCAGGAAGGCTTCATCAAATGTGTCACGCAGGTTCATGGTCAGAGTGTCGGTCCAGAAGTTGTCATCACCCAGGTGCCTCTTCCGGGGCACTTCCCTCATGCTGATGGGGTAAAAACCCTGGGGCACCTTCATTCTGTAAGGCCACACACGTGGACATAGCGTGCGGAGCATCACTTCAAAAGGCAGCCGTGGCACGGGCGCCACCCAGTGGCCATCCACTGTGTGCAGCCGCGCACCTCCGTGCCTGTCAGGTGTCACCTCCAGGAAGCTGCTGAAATCGTGCTCCGGGCTGGGGTCTGGATGCACGCCCAGGCGGATGCCCTGTGGATGGCTGATCTGGGTGATGGGGGATCTGGCAGGGTTGTTGCTAACATTCCACATCGGCCTCTTGACTGTGGGGTTCCTATAGATGGGCTTGGGCATCTCCGTGGGCTGTGGCATGCATTGCAGGCGCACCTTCACAGAGGGGTGGAAGCTCCTGGAACACTGCAATCTCCGTTGCTCTGGAGTCTTGGAGAGGGCAGTGGCCCGGGCTTGCTTGGTGTTAGAGACCAGAGAGTGGCCTGGGTGCAGCTTGCCGTGGAGCCACTTTCTGATAGCAGCTTCTCTGAGAATTTTGTGCTCTTTCTGCAACAACAGAGGGCGCAAGACAGTCATGGAGGCCTGCTGCCCTCTGCTTCTGTGCAAGGAGGTCCTGTATCCATAGCCTTTGGAAACCGCAATCTGACGGATGAGGGAAACCCTGAGTCTGATGAGAGGAACACCTATTTTACGGGAGCCTGTGTTGCAAAGGGGGAAACAGCTTTTCTCATAAGGGAGTCCCTGGGCTGATGGAGGAGACAAAGCACCTCTCCCATGGGGGAGATCTCCAATCTGATGGGGGAGATAGCCTCTGCCCTAGGTTAGCCTCCAACTTGACATGGGAGACACAGTCCCTGACATAGGGAAATCCTCAAGTCTTACAAAAAGACAAgtcccctcttctccctccaaAGGAATCTTCAGTCTGATAGTGGAGACATGTCCTACCATTAGAGAGTCTCTGGTGTGATGGGGGAAAAGGCAAATAGGGAGTGCAAACAGCATCCTTCACCCTGGAAGGAGACAGCAGAAAGAACCGGATGGCCTGTTGTGGACACACTTCATGGAAGTGGTGGGCCTTGAGAAGTCAGGTAGGGAGGATACAGTTGGCTGGCTCTCCAGGTCTGGTGACAGCAACTCAATCTAGCTCTGTTCTTGCCTCCACTGGAGCCTTCCATACGTTGTCACAACCTCCCCCACTCCCATTGTCTTACTGTCTCACTCCCATACTGTTGCTAAGCAATCAGGGGCTTTGGAGATTGACCCAGCTCTAGACACAGGCTCTGCTTAGGTTAAGCCAATCACCATAATCCCATCAGACCTTGCCCCAGACCTAAGTCAATCAGCATATGGCTTTCCTTTAGTTCTAGCCAAGGAACAAGAATGGGCACTTGAGTGAATCGATGCCCATAAGAGATGAGGGGAGATGTAAGAAACTTCTGAAAAAGGTTAGAGCTACAGGAAACAGATGGGCCTTGCCTCTTCTGGACAGGGTGTGACTCTGAGGACTGGTGACCCTGACATCAGAGGAGGATAGGCTGAGGACTGGAGAGAAATGCCACTGAAACAGAGCAGGCATGCCAGACTCACCAGCTCCAAAGCCCTCTCAACTTCAGGATTCACTTAAGATTCCCAGTATCTTCTGAGTTTTCTGGGTTTTGCACCCTATATAATTACACCTGCTTAAAATCCCTTCTTCCCCAGCCAAGGTCCTGCACTGATCTGGGCCCCTGCCATGCCTCCAACGTACATCTGATCCTCAGCTGCTCTGAGTTTTCAGCTCTCTGCATACATCATGTTCCCAGGTGCCTCTATGCCTTTCCACGTGGCTGCTCTTTATGCAGGTCAGCCCTTCCCTCCTTCATGTAGCTAGTTGCTGCACATGTTTAAAGACTCCTCTTAAGCATCATCCCTCCTGACACCCTCCTGGACCCTCTCCTCCTTTATGGAGATGTAACCTGCCTCCTCTGCTAGACTTTAAGCTCTTTGAGCATGGGGGTCACATATTCATCTTTGGACCTCAGGGTCTAGCAGGTGCCTGGTGCAGAGTGAATGCCCAGTGCCTGCTGGAAGGAAGGGTGGATCTTTTTAACCAGAATGTGAGACCCAATTACAGGCAGGGCCTTGGTCTCATTTGAGGGTCTCATCCCGAAAGAGGAAGTGCACTAGGAGGGGCCCAGAAATATTTGCGAATTTAAGCTTGCTTAATTAAATTGGCTTTCTAACACAAGATAAGACTTTTGACCAAAAGACTGGCTTATTTAGAGGAGTGGAATTTCAGTCAGAGTACAGGGGTGTTAGTACAGGGGAAAGGGTGATTCTTTATGGGTGTGCTTCTAGCTAATCCTCTACAATATGTGGATCACTGTCCCCTCTGCTCACATGCCTGGATAGCAGCTGGTATCTGGCCCCGCTGCCTTCCTCCTTACTTGATACTCAATCAGGTAGTTGTGCTCCATGACAGCCAGCTGGCTCTTGACTGtcttcattttctccatctcACGGGCAAAATCCTTCTTGTCCTTTTTCCACATGGCATCCTTCAAGAACCTGGTGCCAAGGTCGGGGTGGGGGTGTCATCCCACAGTGACAGAGCTTCTACCTGGGCTGGGAAGACTGACTGCTGCTGAGGGCTtggaggggggtggggggagctgccAGAGGGAGATGAGCAAGATGAGCCATCCCCGTTGCCCAGGGTCTCTGGCTCCCTACTTCCTCTGGCTCCCTACTTCCTTTAGGTGAAAGAGGAAAGTCCTTGATGACCTGGTCACCACCCTCCTGCTGAGGATCCAGGGACCccagggcagggaaggagggcagTGATCAACCTAGAGGGCAGGGGACCTGAGCAGACTTACCCCCCAGCCCAGGAGATGAGGTGATTGCCTCATTCTAAATATCCTGGGCTGTAGACGCATCCCCCAGCTGTCTGGCTTCCCAACCCTCCCCTTAAAGGCTCAGCTGTGGTGAGGACCCTAGGGAGAAGGctaggggagaggaagggagtggCGGTGCAAATGGTTCTCACACTCTTACCGGGCACAGGCACGGTGGTTCCATATTTTGCAGAAGTCAATGGGTTTGTAGCCCATAGCATCTTGGGCATGGACATTGGCACCACTCTGCACCAGGACCTTCATACAGTCTAGCAGGCCCTCACGGGCTGCCAGGTGCAGGGGCGTGGAGCCATTGCAGGTCTGACTGTGGAAGGGCCCACCAGTGGGGATGaggacagaaaggaaagagaaagggcatCTGCCCATCAGATAGATGGACACACCAGTTTCCAGGCCCTGCTCTACCTATTAGGGTTATTGGGTGACCCTAGCTATGTCTCTTCCCCTTTCCATACATCAATTTCTTTTACTGTAGAGGGAGGGATTGGACTATGTGAATAGTACAAATCTGACTTTAGGAGGTATGTAACAGTTAAGAACTGCTGGAAGGAGAGCTGGCTTGTTTCAGAGACCACTAACCTCATCCACTCTTAAACCAACCAGCCCTCTGCCATGTCCCTGTGCCTCATGATGGCCCACAAGATCTGCATGACCTGAGCCTAACGTCCTTGATCTTATCCTTTGACCTTGCCCACTCTTTCCCAACACATGGTCTTTGCATGTGATGTTCCTTCTACCTGGAACACTTTTCCCTGGCTCTGCATGGCTGGCTCACTCTCAGTCTTCAGGATGCAatttaaatgtcacctccttagAGGTGATTGCTTCATCCAAAATAGATCCTCCCCCTACCTGCTTTACTCCCGACTCCATcacc from the Callithrix jacchus isolate 240 chromosome 14, calJac240_pri, whole genome shotgun sequence genome contains:
- the ANKRD53 gene encoding LOW QUALITY PROTEIN: ankyrin repeat domain-containing protein 53 (The sequence of the model RefSeq protein was modified relative to this genomic sequence to represent the inferred CDS: inserted 1 base in 1 codon); this translates as MSSAGSSSRRAGSGSWHSERGEGRGARPQPAPRGSMQRENKASLKATWPDEESKQPSPPPAGLADSLRAQAIAVATTPSPRPASLXPPCADPSPSEESDQTAIHQLAIHQMAIRNYYQLIAAAVGNVEWLRFCLNQSLGEIPTTNKGFTAIHFAAQRGKFTCLQVLVEEYKFPVDLLTKDSQTPLHLVIHRDNTSVALPCIYYLLEKGAALNVQTCNGSTPLHLAAREGLLDCMKVLVQSGANVHAQDAMGYKPIDFCKIWNHRACARFLKDAMWKKDKKDFAREMEKMKTVKSQLAVMEHNYLIEYQKEHKILREAAIRKWLHGKLHPGHSLVSNTKQARATALSKTPEQRRLQCSRSFHPSVKVRLQCMPQPTEMPKPIYRNPTVKRPMWNVSNNPARSPITQISHPQGIRLGVHPDPSPEHDFSSFLEVTPDRHGGARLHTVDGHWVAPVPRLPFEVMLRTLCPRVWPYRMKVPQGFYPISMREVPRKRHLGDDNFWTDTLTMNLRDTFDEAFLAAVRSHQGLPALPCLQTHP